A portion of the Pithys albifrons albifrons isolate INPA30051 chromosome 1, PitAlb_v1, whole genome shotgun sequence genome contains these proteins:
- the DUSP12 gene encoding dual specificity protein phosphatase 12 isoform X2 → MLLKYFSREKERHCPAPFLFPERSRGRAPLGRCFPSAGPAMAAAPGGMVPVLPGLFVGGAESCRSPAALCAAGVVAVLTVDSEEPPAVPGVRAMHVRARDEPGADLLSRLDECAAFLGAARAGGGAALVRCHAGVSRSVAVVAAYLMKTQGLGWEEALAAVRAAKPDAEVNPSFQAQLRLYEAMGCSVDSSSVLYKRYRLEMLSERLSEPQDLPREVFAVDPTSLCQTPNTEVLYRCRKCSSSILSHTEGSGPTAFAHKRITDSARLCGRGHEKCTSYFIEPVQWMEPALLGVMEGQLLCPKCTSKLGSFSWKGEQCSCGRWVTPAFQIHKSRVDEVRTLPVRNFQTAKT, encoded by the exons ATGCTACTTAAATACTTCTCGAGGGAGAAAGAACGCCACTGCCCTGCCCCGTTCCTGTTCCCGGAGCGCAGTCGCGGCCGCGCCCCTCTGGGGCGGTGTTTCCCCTCCGCAGGCCCTGCCATGGCGGCGGCTCCGGGCGGGATGGTGCcggtgctgccagggctgttcGTGGGCGGCGCGGAGTCGTGCCGGAGCCCGGCGGCGCTGTGTGCGGCGGGGGTGGTGGCGGTGCTCACGGTGGACTCGGAGGAGCCCCCGGCCGTGCCGGGTGTGCGGGCGATGCACGTGCGGGCGCGGGACGAGCCCGGCGCGGACCTGCTGAGCCGCCTGGACGAGTGTGCCGCGTTCCTGGGCGCGGCACGGGCGGGCGGAGGGGCCGCGCTCGTCCGCTG CCACGCCGGGGTGAGCCGCAGCGTGGCCGTGGTCGCTGCATACCTGATGAAGACGCAGGGACTCGGCTGGGAGGAGGCGCTCGCCGCCGTCAGGGCCGCCAAGCCGGACGCAGA GGTGAACCCGAGTTTCCAGGCGCAGCTGAGGCTGTACGAGGCCATGGGCTGCTCCGTGGACAGCAGCAGCGTCCTCTACAAGCGGTACCGGCTGGAGATGCTCAGCGAAAGGCTCTCCG AACCTCAAGACTTGCCCCGAGAAGTCTTTGCTGTTGATCCAACCAGTCTATGTCAAACTCCAAACACAGAGGTTCTCTACAGGTGCAGGAAATGCAG TTCCAGCATTCTGTCCCACACGGAAGGAAGTGGACCGACAGCCTTTGCACACAAGAGGATAACAGACTCTGCACGGCTCTGTGGCCGTGGCCATGAAAAGTGCACCTCCTACTTCatcgagcctgtgcagtggatggAGCCGGCATTGCTTGGAGTGATGGAAGGACAG CTTCTGTGCCCCAAATGCACGTCAAAACTGGGTTCCTTCAGCTGGAAGGGTGAGCAGTGTTCCTGTGGCCGCTGGGTGACGCCGGCCTTCCAGATCCACAAAAGCCGAGTGGATGAAGTGAGGACACTGCCTGTTCGTAACTTCCAAACTGCCAAAACCTGA
- the TENT5C gene encoding terminal nucleotidyltransferase 5C, whose amino-acid sequence MASKGSNTADCMSCSVLNWEQVSRLHEVLTEVVPIHGRGNFPTLKITLKDIVRTVRSRLSEAGIVVHDARLNGSAAGHVLVKDNGLGCKDLDLIFQVSLPSEAEFQLVRDVVLRSLLNFLPEGVSKLKISPITLKEAYIQKLVKVYTETDRWSLISLSNKHGRNVELKFVDCIRRQFEFSVDSFQIILDSLLFYYDYSETPMSEHFHPTVIGESMYGDFEAAFDHLQNKLIATKNPEEIRGGGLLKYSNLLVRDFKPMDKDEIKSLERYMCSRFFIDFPDILDQQRKLETYLQNHFSKEERSKYDYLMILRRVVNESTVCLMGHERRQTLNLISLLALKVLAEQNVIPNATNVTCYYQPAPYVSDVNFSNYYLASAPVLYSRSYPTWLPCN is encoded by the coding sequence ATGGCTAGCAAAGGAAGTAACACAGCAGACTGCATGTCCTGCAGTGTACTGAACTGGGAGCAGGTCAGCCGTCTGCATGAAGTTCTTACAGAGGTGGTTCCGATCCATGGACGAGGTAACTTCCCGACACTGAAGATAACTCTGAAGGACATTGTACGGACAGTTCGGAGTAGGCTGAGTGAAGCAGGCATTGTCGTTCATGATGCCCGTCTGAATGGCTCTGCAGCTGGTCATGTCCTGGTCAAAGATAATGGGCTGGGATGCAAAGACCTGGATCTCATTTTTCAAGTTTCTCTTCCAAGTGAGGCAGAATTCCAATTAGTTCGAGATGTGGTCTTGCGATCACTCCTAAATTTCTTGCCGGAAGGAGTCAGCAAGCTAAAAATCAGTCCCATAACACTGAAGGAAGCTTACATCCAGAAGCTAGTCAAAGTGTACACGGAGACTGACCGCTGGAGCTTGATATCACTTTCCAACAAGCATGGCCGAAACGTGGAGCTTAAGTTTGTAGACTGTATACGACGACAGTTTGAGTTCAGTGTGGACTCATTCCAAATTATACTTGACTCCCTGCTCTTTTACTACGACTACTCGGAAACCCCCATGTCAGAGCACTTCCATCCAACTGTGATCGGGGAGAGCATGTATGGAGACTTCGAAGCAGCTTTTGATCACCTCCAGAACAAGCTGATAGCTACCAAAAATCCTGAAGAGATCCGAGGTGGTGGGCTTCTGAAGTATAGTAACCTCTTAGTACGAGACTTCAAGCCCATGGATAAGGATGAGATCAAAAGCTTAGAGCGCTACATGTGCTCCCGATTCTTCATAGACTTCCCAGACATCCTGGATCAGCAGCGCAAACTAGAGACCTACCTCCAGAACCACTTCTCCAAAGAAGAGAGGAGCAAATATGACTACCTCATGATTCTGCGCAGGGTGGTGAACGAGAGCACAGTCTGTCTCATGGGACATGAGAGAAGGCAGACACTCAACTTGATTTCTCTGCTAGCACTCAAAGTGCTGGCAGAACAAAATGTCATCCCTAATGCCACTAATGTTACCTGTTACTACCAGCCAGCACCTTACGTTAGTGACGTGAACTTCAGCAACTACTATCTTGCAAGTGCTCCTGTGCTGTACAGCAGGTCCTACCCCACTTGGTTGCCTTGCAATTGA
- the DUSP12 gene encoding dual specificity protein phosphatase 12 isoform X1 — MLLKYFSREKERHCPAPFLFPERSRGRAPLGRCFPSAGPAMAAAPGGMVPVLPGLFVGGAESCRSPAALCAAGVVAVLTVDSEEPPAVPGVRAMHVRARDEPGADLLSRLDECAAFLGAARAGGGAALVRCHAGVSRSVAVVAAYLMKTQGLGWEEALAAVRAAKPDAEVNPSFQAQLRLYEAMGCSVDSSSVLYKRYRLEMLSERLSEPQDLPREVFAVDPTSLCQTPNTEVLYRCRKCRRALFRSSSILSHTEGSGPTAFAHKRITDSARLCGRGHEKCTSYFIEPVQWMEPALLGVMEGQLLCPKCTSKLGSFSWKGEQCSCGRWVTPAFQIHKSRVDEVRTLPVRNFQTAKT; from the exons ATGCTACTTAAATACTTCTCGAGGGAGAAAGAACGCCACTGCCCTGCCCCGTTCCTGTTCCCGGAGCGCAGTCGCGGCCGCGCCCCTCTGGGGCGGTGTTTCCCCTCCGCAGGCCCTGCCATGGCGGCGGCTCCGGGCGGGATGGTGCcggtgctgccagggctgttcGTGGGCGGCGCGGAGTCGTGCCGGAGCCCGGCGGCGCTGTGTGCGGCGGGGGTGGTGGCGGTGCTCACGGTGGACTCGGAGGAGCCCCCGGCCGTGCCGGGTGTGCGGGCGATGCACGTGCGGGCGCGGGACGAGCCCGGCGCGGACCTGCTGAGCCGCCTGGACGAGTGTGCCGCGTTCCTGGGCGCGGCACGGGCGGGCGGAGGGGCCGCGCTCGTCCGCTG CCACGCCGGGGTGAGCCGCAGCGTGGCCGTGGTCGCTGCATACCTGATGAAGACGCAGGGACTCGGCTGGGAGGAGGCGCTCGCCGCCGTCAGGGCCGCCAAGCCGGACGCAGA GGTGAACCCGAGTTTCCAGGCGCAGCTGAGGCTGTACGAGGCCATGGGCTGCTCCGTGGACAGCAGCAGCGTCCTCTACAAGCGGTACCGGCTGGAGATGCTCAGCGAAAGGCTCTCCG AACCTCAAGACTTGCCCCGAGAAGTCTTTGCTGTTGATCCAACCAGTCTATGTCAAACTCCAAACACAGAGGTTCTCTACAGGTGCAGGAAATGCAG ACGTGCTCTGTTCCGTAGTTCCAGCATTCTGTCCCACACGGAAGGAAGTGGACCGACAGCCTTTGCACACAAGAGGATAACAGACTCTGCACGGCTCTGTGGCCGTGGCCATGAAAAGTGCACCTCCTACTTCatcgagcctgtgcagtggatggAGCCGGCATTGCTTGGAGTGATGGAAGGACAG CTTCTGTGCCCCAAATGCACGTCAAAACTGGGTTCCTTCAGCTGGAAGGGTGAGCAGTGTTCCTGTGGCCGCTGGGTGACGCCGGCCTTCCAGATCCACAAAAGCCGAGTGGATGAAGTGAGGACACTGCCTGTTCGTAACTTCCAAACTGCCAAAACCTGA
- the ATP6V1A gene encoding V-type proton ATPase catalytic subunit A — protein MDFSKLPKIRDEDREAFVGYVHGVSGPVVTACNMAGAAMYELVRVGHSELVGEIIRLEGDLATVQVYEETSGVSVGDPVLRTGKPLSVELGPGIMGAIFDGIQRPLSDISTLTKSIYIPRGVNVSALSRDVKWDFTPSKSLRVGSHITGGDIYGVVNENSLIKHKIMLPPRNRGTVTYIAPPGNYDTSDVVLELEFEGVKEKFTMVQVWPVRQVRPVTEKLPANHPLLTGQRVLDALFPCVQGGTTAIPGAFGCGKTVISQSLSKYSNSDVIIYVGCGERGNEMSEVLRDFPELTMEVDGKVESIMKRTALVANTSNMPVAAREASIYTGITLSEYFRDMGYHVSMMADSTSRWAEALREISGRLAEMPADSGYPAYLGARLASFYERAGRVKCLGNPEREGSVSIVGAVSPPGGDFSDPVTSATLGIVQVFWGLDKKLAQRKHFPSVNWLISYSKYTRALDEYYDKHFTEFVPLRTKAKEILQEEEDLAEIVQLVGKASLAETDKITLEVAKLIKDDFLQQNGYTPYDRFCPFYKTVGMLSNMIAFYDMARRAVETTAQSDNKITWSIIRENMSEILYRLTSMKFKDPVKDGETKIKADYAQLFEDMQNAFRSLED, from the exons ATGGACTTCTCCAAGCTCCCCAAGATCCGTGATGAGGACAGAGAGGCTTTTGTTGGCTATGTTCATGGAGTCTCAGGACCTG TGGTCACGGCGTGTAACATGGCGGGTGCTGCTATGTACGAGCTGGTACGAGTAGGACACAGTGAACTCGTGGGGGAGATTATCCGGCTGGAAGGTGATTTGGCAACTGTCCAGGTGTATGAAGAAACAT CTGGTGTCTCTGTAGGAGATCCTGTGCTCCGCACTGGGAAGCCCTTATCAGTGGAACTAGGGCCTGGCATTATGGGAGCTATTTTTGATGGTATACAGAGACCTCTCTCAGACATCAGCACTCTGACCAAAAGTATCTACATCCCTAGAGGTGTGAATGTGTCAGCTTTGAGCCGAGACGTCAAATGGGACTTCACACCTTCCAAAAGTCTGCGG GTTGGCAGCCACATCACAGGTGGAGATATTTATGGTGTGGTGAATGAAAACTCCCTGATCAAACACAAAATCATGCTGCCTCCACGGAACAGGGGTACAGTTACATACATTGCTCCTCCAGGAAACTATGACACTTCA GATGTTGTCTTAGAGCTGGAATTTGAAGGTGTGAAGGAGAAGTTCACTATGGTCCAGGTCTGGCCTGTGCGTCAAGTCCGTCCCGTTACTGAGAAGCTCCCAGCCAATCACCCTCTGTTAACTGGCCAACGGGTCCTGGATGCCCTCTTCCC GTGTGTACAAGGGGGTACAACAGCAATTCCTGGGGCATTCGGTTGTGGAAAGACAGTGATCTCACAGTCTCTCTCAAAGTACTCCAACAGTGATGTCATCATTTATGTAGGCTGTGGAGAACGAGGAAATGAAATGTCTGAAGTACTGAGAGATTTCCCTGAG TTAACAATGGAAGTTGATGGCAAGGTAGAAAGTATCATGAAGAGAACAGCTCTGGTAGCAAATACTTCCAACATGCCTGTGGCTGCCAGAGAAGCCTCCATCTATACTG GAATCACCCTGTCTGAGTATTTCCGGGATATGGGCTACCATGTCAGTATGATGGCAGACTCTACTTCCCGATGGGCTGAGGCCCTCAGAGAAATTTCAGGGCGACTGGCTGAAATGCCAGCTG ACAGTGGTTATCCAGCCTACCTTGGTGCCCGTCTAGCCTCTTTCTATGAGCGAGCTGGCAGAGTGAAGTGCCTGGGAAATCCTGAACGGGAAGGCAGCGTCAGCATTGTTGGAGC TGTCTCTCCCCCAGGAGGTGACTTCTCTGATCCTGTCACATCTGCTACGCTGGGCATTGTTCAG GTTTTCTGGGGCCTGGATAAGAAGCTGGCACAACGCAAGCACTTCCCGTCTGTCAACTGGCTGATCAGTTACAGCAAATACACACGGGCCTTGGACGAGTACTATGACAAGCATTTTACAGAGTTTGTCCCTCTCAGAACAAAGGCCAAAGAGATTCTACAGGAGGAAGAGGACCTCGCAGAGATTGTGCAGCTTGTGGGGAAG GCTTCCTTGGCAGAAACGGATAAAATTACCTTGGAGGTTGCCAAGCTGATAAAAGATGACTTTTTGCAACAGAATGGGTACACGCCTTATGACAG gttCTGCCCTTTCTATAAAACAGTGGGAATGCTTTCCAATATGATTGCATTTTATGACATGGCACGCCGTGCTGTAGAAACCACAGCTCAGAGTGACAATAAGATCACGTGGTCCATCATCCGAGAGAACATGAGCGAAATCCTCTACAGACTTACCTCTATGAAGTTCAAG GACCCTGTGAAAGATGGTGAAACAAAAATCAAGGCGGACTATGCTCAGCTGTTTGAGGATATGCAGAATGCATTTCGTAGTCTGGAAGACTAG